Below is a genomic region from Henckelia pumila isolate YLH828 chromosome 3, ASM3356847v2, whole genome shotgun sequence.
ACCCAAATCCAACCATCTCCGAGCCAACCATTAGTTTCTGGAATTCAACTTATGGAGAACAGATCAAGTTGGATTTTCCACAAAATCTACTTCCTATGTTAGACAAGCTATACAGAAGTGGAAAAATAAAACTATGCAATAGAACCTGTCATATGGAAGATAACATCAATAGGCTGCCGAGAAGTAAGGTGTTAGCTACACTAAACAAATGTTCGAAAAGAGTTGAAAACATTGGAAACCCTACACATGGATCACAACGGGACTTTGATAAACTCAAATTTAGCACGAAAAGAAAACAATCTGAGCTGACAGAACACCAGAGAGAAGTCAAGCGAGCACAGCAAGGGCGAGCAAGGGATTGCAATGGTCATGGCCCTGGTATCCGGACTTACACTGCTGTTGATTTCTCTCAAGGAAATGAAGAATCACAAGATAGCGAGGACATCAGGGATTCCGAATCCATCTTAGAGATGTTGAAGAAAGTTTGTTGAGTCTTATTTCCGGGGTCCAGTTTACGTGATTCCGTCCATCACATCACTAGGAGTAACTTTCATCTTGCCGATTTCAAGTCACACCAATAACTACAAAATCAAAGACTTGAGACCAACAGGAAAGCCGAACTCAAAAACTAGTGCACTTTTATTGAAGCTAAAGTACTGTatatgaaattaattagtaCAAGGACTCTTGTCAGTTGAACTGGTTcctaccaccacatatttaagTTGCCAAACTTTTATTGGTAAATTATATGGGCAAAGAAGTGATGCATTCGATCTACAGTGGCAGATGTTTCACCATGGAGAAGTTAGGGGGCTGATCACCTTCATTCATTTAATTATGTAAGCAATGAGTCATATGAACTATTTCTTTTTTCGATTGCAGTCGATATCAAAGTTCCACATGACGTCCGATCTCCTGATACTGGAAGCCATATTGGCACAAGACCAAGGCGGGCCAAGCTCACTCTTTAGTTCATGCTTTCGTTTACTTAGAACACCTGTTATCTTTTGCAGATCGTTATAAAAGCACCGATTGTATATATAGTAGGGAAACTCGACCAGGTTCTAGGACTTCATATCAAAACTATATAGAACTGGCTGAGCTAGATTGTAAAACATGTTGGCTTCTGCTTAGTGCATTAAGCTAGCGTAGAGTATTTCTGGCAATTTAGGAGCTGGGAAAGTGCTCTCTAAATCTTGATAATATAGTTCATTCGGTATATAAAATAAGGGAAGGATAAGAACTCATATCGtcaaacaaataaaaggaacCGAACCTTCCACGTGGCACGGTTTTATGGCACACGTGTATAGGAACAAGTTAATTGAAAAAAACCAAGGATGATGAATCACGAGTCACAACGTTAAAAAATTAATGGAGGAAAGACAAGTGCGTGTCCCCAAACTCCCCATGCAGTGAAATAATCCTTATTCTTTTGACACGTACATACATGCCTTACTAGTAagattattataatatatatattcgatccccaataaaacttttttttttttttttttttttttgctgaaTTTATCTATATCTTCTGATGTTCTAAATGTACAAGGACTTCACAAATTTCCAGAATCACCCCAAATTGCAGCAATAGCAGGAAGAACTGGGTATATATTTGATCAAAAAAAGCAAGAAACGGGAACATTAATATATAGTTGGTAAAGATGTCAACTGGATCAGTGATGGAGCCTCATGACAGTATGAGGTCCCGAGATGTGAACAAGGTGGCCAGAGGCGAGCAGGCTCCCCGCCCGCCGCAGCAATCTCCGCCGGTGTCCCGCGCTCCGCCGCCGTCCTCCACGAACCCAAAGGTGTTTCACCATTTATTTCATTTCTTGGAACAAATTAACAAACTTCTGTTACAACTTACATGCAATTTTTCATCATTTAATAGTTCCATTTTCgtgacataaatatatatatgtaatgaaTGGGATATTGCAGGTACAGGACAAGAGCGAGGCTTCGGAGGCCCTATCCAAGGTAGAAACGGCATCCTCTCAAATGCGCCGCTGCTACAACAGCTACCACGGCTACCACAGGTACTACGCCTGTTTTTAACATCAAACATATAATAGTACTGTCCATAAAAAATTTGCCAATTTGTCATTTCAGTTTAAGCAAACAtatgtttttataaaaaaaaaaaaaatttaattttttttataaataagttaCTTTTTGAATTAATGAGTATTTgaacaattattttattaaaaaaattttaagtaaaaaataatatgttttgattttgtcGTGTATTTCattctaaatatatataattttaaaaaatctttaaatttgTACTTGGAGAACCgtctttttttatatatttttcataaaaattttgTCCAAGCTTTAtattttagttttgtttttacgTATAAAATATTGTAAAGTACTTGCCTGTTATGACTGTTTTGAGCTTTACGTTTTAATTCTCTTTGTTTGCTAATAAGGTAGTGTTTTGGAGCGTTTTTAGAAGTGTCAAAATGGGTCAGCGGGCGGGTCAGCTCATCTTTTTATGCGGGTTGAGAAAACACAAACCAACAAGGGCGGAGCCACACTTGTGGCCACCCAGTGTAGTCCGGGTAGCtcaattgaaaatattaaaggATTTGAGGGCTTAAAGTTTTAGTCCGGGCAGACCAGAAATCTTGGCTCCGTCACTGCAAACCAACCAATCTATTTTAGGTAGCGGGACAGGCCAACCCAGCGGACCTACGTGTAATTTGACGAGTTTTGACGGACCAATCCctaacccaccattaggcgggccggcccacctttAGTTGGGTTGAGAAATTGCCAACTGAACCCATTTATATTGTATGGCAAAGTGGATCAATCCGACGGGCCTACTCATTTTGACAACTCTAGCTTATGAGAAGCATTTCTAAGCTTTTTTTGTTAAGGAAAAGTTAGAAGTGTTTATTCGAAGTTTTTACAAACAATATAAGTAtaaattggatttttttatttatttccctGGAACTTTTAAGTCCGTTATCTTGAATAAAGACCTTGGCCGTAATATTGGttcaattttatttgattagaTGCGTCCAAGAAAAAGGATCAGAAGCAGAAGAATGCAAGAAGGTTGCCGACTACTACAAGACAATGTGCCCCGAATGGGtaaattaatcataatattaGTCGCGgctaattattttcatatattatttttaattaagaaAGCTGAATTAGTGTATGTGATGTAAAATGTAAAATGTATATCtaattcaattataaattgCTGATTTTGCAGGTTGACCAGTGGAGCATCAAAGAGAACTAAAATCTCGTGGCATGGTTGCTAGCTACATCAAAAtatggttttttttattttaaaaaaaatttgttggcTATTAATGACATTGTGGGTTTTTTTAATATGTTGTAGCTACCTTTTTTCACTggtttatttatgtattatattttattactatTACTTTTTAATAAAACAAGACTCGTTCGAGTCGTTTATTTTCTCTTTTATCACATACACAGATGCATACACGTATATACATACACTATCAAAGTTAAACGGCCCCATATATTTTAGTGTGATGAAACTTATTTCCATTATCCATGATTTTCTCTCTTCAACTTTTATCTTCTACCGGCTAATTGCATGTAGattgctaaaaaattcatatgAAAAAAGAATGATACGTtagttttttgtattttttaattttgagcaCGTAATTTCTCATGTTTTCAATTTCGAAAACACAATCTTTTGTCCTTACGTGTTTTAAGGGTACTTGtgcataaaatttgaaaatacaaAGAGTTTATAGTCATAGGGGTTTTTAGCAATATCATAATTTTACAAggatgatatatgcaattttttttaatcaatcgAATAATAAAATTGTTAATGCTTAACATAGttatatatgttatatatatatatatataatgtatttatatttatttattttttcatcccagttaatatgtatttatatttatttatttattttcattcaaGTTAAATTAAGATTAATGATATATGGTTAAAatgcaataataaaaaaatatacgtGCTCACAATGATGCACAACAAAAGCATATTCAACTGCAAGTCCATAACAATCAATGGCATTGTAAAACCAGATGATTAGAGCGATGGCGGAAACAAACCATATCGCATCAGCTCATATATGTCAAATGAAATCTTTGAGGTTAATTCCTTGGCAAATATTAAGCTTTTCTCGgggaaaattttttatttataaagttAGTCTTATGCgagatataatatttttatatttgtgaaattggtttatttgATCCATACTTtcagtgaaaaataatatttttttatggattGAGTTGAGTAAGATGATTGTCTCATATAATTGCCTCGGAAGAGGTTTCGTAAGAAGTTTTTGTCCATTTTaaatgtaaaaaatattattttcatggaAGATATGCATCAATATTGATATTTTTAATGAATTTAGATCCGTAAGTTTTTTTTAAGATCCGCGAGACTATTTTTAAagagaaaaatttatttattttgattttctatTTTACTTGCACGGGTCGATTGACTGTAATTAAGGTTTACTTTTCCtggcaattattattattattattattattattattattattattattattattattattattatattttgagTAAATTTCCTCATAATTATTGAGTGCAAGTTGATGCATCTTTCCTATTATATAAAGCAAGATGACTTCTTATTAACTTATTCGATCCAACTTAATTATACTAATGTAATTTTACGTAAATCTCACGTAGAACGTAGAGATCCACATATTTTATGGGTAAAattaatatcataaaatattattcacTTTCTTCCTCTCTCACTCCCAAACACCATAATGAGATTCACATATTTTTTCTCCTCAACAAAAATCTCATCTTTTAATTTCCACGCTttgtttatcattttttttactCTGCGCACAAAGATACAGTTGCACATCTCATGATTTTCTCAATATTACTATATATgtgcaaatattttattttcttcggATTGCTTGTATCACGATAACTAATATTTATTACGCATCAAACgttgaataatttatttatggtaaaaaaaaataaaaatcggaGGAAAATGATCCGACGAAGAAAAGAATTGGTATCATTTCAAAGATCTTGCCTTATACAAGAGAATTGCTTTTTCAATTGATTCCTGCGGATTGGATCGAAACCGATTTGCTGATaatgtttaatttttagaaactaaaatattgattttaatttataattcagGATAAAAATAGTTCAATTAATTGGATAACTAAATAATTAACttacatatttataaaatatatataattattaatagtCTTAAAAATCTTATCTAACTATAGAGTATTAATGATCGTGTATGTCGATTAGTAGTTTAGACTTTAGACGAGTCTTCACGTTCCTCAACTGTAATTCAATtcaatatatattatgtatCATATAATCAAGAAATGTAAACCAATTACCAACCATTCTTAATAGTGTTCAATtcaatatatattatgtatCATATAATCAAGAAATGTAAACCAATTACCAACCATCTTAATAGTGTGGCCGTACACCATATCGATCTACATCTAGAAATTTAAGAACTtgctataattaataaaacaccataaactctaaaatataaatatttatttaattaacaattggattattattttttataaaatcatttttatcGTGTAGAACTGAAGCGATTGACTCTTTATCGaaacttatcatttttttttggtGACGTGGAACCTGCATTGAAACTTATCATTCCTTTTTTTTGGTGACGTGGAACCCGCAGTCGCAACTTTTCAATAGCAAGCAAACTAGGTTAGTCAAGTAAACCACACTGGGCAAATcctgtgtgacaggctagtccaagaaaATGTTGGCAGGGAAATCGAACTCCTGATCTCTGAGCCTCAGGCCAAGAATTCACCcactccaccaacttggacaccAATTGGGGGCCTTGCCATtccttttttattttactttgaTGTGGTAGCTAGCCAACTTGCCCCCtcatttcttttttatttttttcatttacaaACTTAaatgtataaaataaaataacgttgtttttatttttcccaAATCTCATTATTAACCATCTAACCcaataacatttttttttatttttagttctcAAATATATAAATTGCTATCACTATTTTGTATACTACTAGTAATAATTTtatctttgaaaattttatgttACTATTGTTTCTCATTAGTCATTTTCATCTCATTTGTTTGTACAAATTTCGCAACaatcaaatattattttgattttttttaaatataaatttgtaTAATTTTACGTATGTTACAAATTATAATTTAGTAAATATTTTACAATTTGAAAGTGCATAATTTTGTTCGATTATTCGAATATCGTAGTTTCATTTGACtttttttgttctttatttCGAGAAATGCTATTGGAAGATATTGTTATTCATTGGAACTATAGCAAAGtactaaaatttataatatctagtttaagtaattttttgaaccaattattatttatatttcttaGCTTTTCACAACACCAAAGCAAgactgaattttttaaaaataattttcttaaaatatatatatatatatatatatatatatatatcaatac
It encodes:
- the LOC140886196 gene encoding putative cytochrome c oxidase subunit 6b-like, producing the protein MSTGSVMEPHDSMRSRDVNKVARGEQAPRPPQQSPPVSRAPPPSSTNPKVQDKSEASEALSKVETASSQMRRCYNSYHGYHRCVQEKGSEAEECKKVADYYKTMCPEWVDQWSIKEN